The window CCACCTACACCATGTTAGCGCGCGTACAATCGGCAGCCGTGCTCGGCATCGACGCCTTTACCGTGGCGATCGAGGTGGACAACACCGGTGGCCAGCAGAACCAGACTTGGATCGTGGGTCTGCCCGACGCGGCGGTTAAAGAGAGCGACAGCCGTGTGCGGAGCGCTCTGCGCAATTCAGGGTTCCGCTATCCCAGGGGCTACAACACCATTAACCTCGCACCCGCCGGAACACGCAAGGAAGGCAGCGCGCTGGATTTGCCCATCGCCCTCGGTCTCCTGGCCGCCAGCGCCCAGATTGGGGGTAACGCCTTCAACGAGTATGCCTTTGTGGGCGAACTCGCGCTGGACGGCTCCTTGCGACCCGTGGCGGGCGCCCTGGCCATGGCCATCAACGCGCGAAATCAGGGCCTGCGCGGTATCGTGCTGCCCGCCATGAATGCCGATGAGGCGGGCGTCGTCCAGGGCTGCGAGGTGATTCCCGTGCGCTCGCTGGAGCAGGCCACGGCCTTTCTGGCGGGCGACGAAGAAATCCTTCCCCACGTTACCGAGGTGGATGAACTCTTTCACACCGCCCACCTGCGCGTGCCCGACTTGAGCGAAGTAAAGGGCCAGGGCCATGTGAAGCGCGCGCTCACCGTGGCCGCCGCGGGAGCGCACAATATCTTTATGTTGTAAACGGTTTACCCCATCCACTCCGACCCGTTGGAGCGATGGATATGACCTACAAGACGCGACACGACAACCCCACAGCCCCACACGCCCAAACCCTGCGCTCACCATTGGGCGGTACCGTGTTTTACGGCCCCTCCCCATACCCACAGACCAGCCGTCGCGCAAATCGCGGTGTAGGGCGCCCTAGAGGCTCGGCTCCCGTCAAGGGCTGTGGACCAGTTTGGGGGGCTGTCGCATGATTTGTAAACGCCGAGACAAACGTAAACGCGCACCAGAGGACCTAGAGCCTGAGCAACCAGAAGCGGACCCAACCGAATATCTGACTAAGGCATCAACCCGACATCGACGCCAGCCGTTCGATGCCGTGATTCTCTACTACCGCGTATCGACCGGCAATCAACACCGCAATAACAACTACGCTTGGCAGGAGCGGTGTCTTCGGCGATACTGCAACGACTCTCGAATCGGCATTCTCGATGAGGTCTACGAAGCCGTCAATGGTAATGGTGTGACGGTCGATGCACGACCCGAACTGGCACAAGCCGTCGACCTCGCAAAAGCACACTCGGTCCCGATTTTGGCGGCCGCCACGGACCGCTTTCTCCGACCCAAGGGGTTCAACAAGTACGACCAGTCGGCACAGCCCAGCGTTGCAGACTTCGAGGCACTTGTAGCCTTCGCCCCGGTACCCTTGCTCACGTTCGTCGCACCGGACAGTAAATGGAAGGATGTGAAGTCCCTTCAAAAAGTCGAGTCGGCCGGATGCAAACATCGGCAAAAACCGATGCGGCGACGCAAGCGCAAGGACATGCTGACTGGCGTGATTCGAGAGCTTGCGCGGTGTGGCCTTTCGTGTCGAGAGATAGCCGACGAACTCGTGGCCCGAGAGCTGCCAAAGGTCTCGCACAAGACGATATGGGAGTGGCTGAATGAGCCAACGTAATCACTGTTACTTTTTGTTAGCTTACACCCCCATGCGTAAGCCCTCGCCACCTGCGAAACATCCGCAAAATCGAGGGGTTCCGCTTTCCTAGAGCCGGAGCCAACAGCCAGCCATTAACCTAACGCAAATCGCAAAATCGTAACGCACAACGCACAACCACAGGAGTGCACCTTATGTCGACCCCACAATTCACAGACAAAGCCAGAGCAGCATTTATCCTCCTCCTCGAAGAGTACGCAGCCAATCACGTCGACCCACCCGGCTTTGACGATGGCCAAGAGCAGTGGGACCACTTGAAGGCAGACCCCGACGCACTCGACCGGCAGATTGCATACATCATGAATGACGTATACGATATAGTCTATACTGAAATCGAGTTAGCCAACGATAAGAGACTCGAACAGGAGCGAGCCGAACGGGACAGGCTCATATGGGAGCAATACGAAAAGCAGAGAGCGCAGCTTCGCGGCGAGAGTGGTGCGTAGCGTGTTGGCAAGAGACGGAGGGCGGGCGACCCTTATCATATGTTCGCCTCCGATGAACCGGGATACCCATGGACAAGAAGACGAAGAAGAAGACACTAAACCGCAGTCTGCACGCCGCCAAGGCTTCGAAGCAGGATGAGTTCTACACCCAGCTTTCCGACATCGAGAAGGAACTCAAGCACTACAAGCATCATTTCAAGGGCAAGACCGTCCTGTGCAACTGCGATGACCCCAAGGCCAGCAACTTCTTTCACTACTTCTCGCGGAAGTTCGACGACCTCAAGCTCAAGAAGCTAATCACCACCTGCTACCAAAGCCTAGACCCCGAGTTATTTAGCAAGAACGACTCCAAGAAAGGGGTCTATTTGGAGTATGAAGGCGAGCGTACGCCCGGTGGCCGCGTCCCCACCCCCGGCCGTATCGGCATCCATCATTTCAAAGGCGATGGTGACTTCCGCAGCGATGAGTGCATCGAGCTACTGAAGCAAGCAGACATCGTTGTCACGAATCCGCCGTTCTCGCTGTTTCGAGAGTACGTAACACAGCTAGTCGAGCATAAGAAGAATTTTATTGTCTTGGCGAATCAGAACTCTCTGTCGACCAAGGACGTGTTCGGACTTGTCCGAGATGACAAGCTCTGGCTGGGTTACAACAATGGCGACATGGCATTCAGAGTCCCTGACCACTACGAGGCAAGAGCGACGCGTTTTTGGGTTGATGAGAGCGGTAACAAGTGGAGAAGCTTCGGCACCATGTGCTGGCTCACCAATCTTGACATAGCCAAACGACACGAAGATTTGATTCTCTACAAGACTTATGACCCGGAAGTGTACCCGACATATGACAACTTCGATGCTATCGACGTCAGTAAAGTCGATAGCATTCCAGTCGACTACTTTGGCACGATGGGGGTGCCCGGTGGGTTTCTCACCAAACATAACCCCGACCAGTTCGAGATTGTTGGGATTACGAAGACGTGGTGCGGCATGGCTTCGAAGAAGTATCCAAAGCAGATTCAGGTTGATGCTGACGGCACCAAAAGTGAGGTAACTAAGTTGAACGACGGTGCGGCGCTCAAATGGCCAACCCGCCCGACTGGTAAGACATACTACATCGTCGACGGGGAATACTTTACCCAGACTTATCCACGCCTTCTAATTCGGCGCAAGGAGCATCAATGAAGATCGAACTCCACAAAATCACGGTCGCCGAACTTTGCGACGGCTTTATAGATACCGACGAAGAAGGCGTGAGGGCTTTTGGAGGCAAGCTCGATATTCGACCGCCATATCAGCGAGAGTTCATCTACAAGGACAAGCAGCGCAACGCCGTGATAGACACTGCGCAGAAAGACTTCCCGCTGAACGTGATGTATTGGGCGGTTCGGGAGGACGGCAACTATGAAGTCATCGACGGGCAGCAGCGCACCCTGTCAATCTGCCAGTACGTCAACGGGGACTACTCCGTCGATCGCCTGTATTTTGGCAATCTGAAAAAGGACCAACGGCAACAGCTTCTCGATTACGTCTGCATGATTTACTTCTGCTCCGGCACCGACAGTGAAAAGCTAGAATGGTTCAAGACGATTAACATTGCCGGTGAGGAACTCACCGACCAGGAACTCAGGAACGCGGTCTATGCCGGGCCATGGACCACCGATGCCAAACGCTATTTCAGCAAGACAGGCTGTGCGGCATATGGCCTCGCCGGAGAATACCTAAATGGCGCGCCAATTCGACAGGAATACCTT is drawn from Candidatus Hydrogenedentota bacterium and contains these coding sequences:
- a CDS encoding DUF262 domain-containing protein, with protein sequence MKIELHKITVAELCDGFIDTDEEGVRAFGGKLDIRPPYQREFIYKDKQRNAVIDTAQKDFPLNVMYWAVREDGNYEVIDGQQRTLSICQYVNGDYSVDRLYFGNLKKDQRQQLLDYVCMIYFCSGTDSEKLEWFKTINIAGEELTDQELRNAVYAGPWTTDAKRYFSKTGCAAYGLAGEYLNGAPIRQEYLETAIEWHAQLKGLASIEEYMGQHQHDENATPLWQYFQRVIGWVKATFPKYRKEMKGVQWGPLYNQFKDATLDTDKLEKRVAELMEDIDVTRKPGIYQYVLNGNEKHLNVRAFTPQMKREAYERQKGICPVFKKHFELEEMEADHITPWHEGGKTTAENCQMLCKEANRRKSGK
- a CDS encoding recombinase family protein, whose amino-acid sequence is MICKRRDKRKRAPEDLEPEQPEADPTEYLTKASTRHRRQPFDAVILYYRVSTGNQHRNNNYAWQERCLRRYCNDSRIGILDEVYEAVNGNGVTVDARPELAQAVDLAKAHSVPILAAATDRFLRPKGFNKYDQSAQPSVADFEALVAFAPVPLLTFVAPDSKWKDVKSLQKVESAGCKHRQKPMRRRKRKDMLTGVIRELARCGLSCREIADELVARELPKVSHKTIWEWLNEPT
- a CDS encoding ATP-binding protein, with amino-acid sequence MLARVQSAAVLGIDAFTVAIEVDNTGGQQNQTWIVGLPDAAVKESDSRVRSALRNSGFRYPRGYNTINLAPAGTRKEGSALDLPIALGLLAASAQIGGNAFNEYAFVGELALDGSLRPVAGALAMAINARNQGLRGIVLPAMNADEAGVVQGCEVIPVRSLEQATAFLAGDEEILPHVTEVDELFHTAHLRVPDLSEVKGQGHVKRALTVAAAGAHNIFML
- a CDS encoding adenine-specific methyltransferase EcoRI family protein, which encodes MDKKTKKKTLNRSLHAAKASKQDEFYTQLSDIEKELKHYKHHFKGKTVLCNCDDPKASNFFHYFSRKFDDLKLKKLITTCYQSLDPELFSKNDSKKGVYLEYEGERTPGGRVPTPGRIGIHHFKGDGDFRSDECIELLKQADIVVTNPPFSLFREYVTQLVEHKKNFIVLANQNSLSTKDVFGLVRDDKLWLGYNNGDMAFRVPDHYEARATRFWVDESGNKWRSFGTMCWLTNLDIAKRHEDLILYKTYDPEVYPTYDNFDAIDVSKVDSIPVDYFGTMGVPGGFLTKHNPDQFEIVGITKTWCGMASKKYPKQIQVDADGTKSEVTKLNDGAALKWPTRPTGKTYYIVDGEYFTQTYPRLLIRRKEHQ